In Rhizobium sp. CIAT894, the genomic window GCCTCGCTTACCCCGAAAAGCGTTACTGTCCGGCCATAAACCGTCATGGCAACCGGACGCGGCAACAGATTCTTCGCAATGGAAAATCCGCCCGCCGCCAGCAGCACCTTTTCGGCGCGATAGCTGAGACCGCCAGCGGTCCTGACCACAGCCGTCCCGCCCTCGCTTCTGATCGAGACGACATGGTCGCGGATCACAGCAGCACCCGCCTTTTCCGCCAGCAGCGACTGCGCCTTGACCAGCTTGCGCGGACTGACATGCCCAGCCCCCTTCGCCTCGAAGACACCGCCGCCGCCGTCAGGAAAGGCGAAGAAGGGAAATGCCTCCTTCAGCCCGCCCTCATCGAGAAAGCGGGTCTCGACGCCGAGCGAAATGGCCGCCCGCCGGGTTCTCTCGAGATAATCGCTTCCATCAGGCGCGACGACGACGCAGCCGGCCTCCCGATAGAAGTCGATGCCGCTCTCGCTCGCGATCTCGCCGTAACGGCCGATCGAGCGGTTGGCGAGCAGCGCCCAGTTGCGGTCGGGATCGATGGTGCGGGTGATGCGCCCCTCGTCGTAGTGGCTGGCGAAGACGCCCTGATGCGCCTTGCGATCCTCAGGCTCATCCGGGCCGATCACCGCCACGCCATCCGCTTGGCGCGCCAGATGCCGCGCAGCCGCAGCCCCCATCAACCCGCGGCCGACGACGATATATTTGAAATCGACTGCCATGATATTCCTCTCAAGAAAAGACGGGCGTCAACTCGCCGCCGAAGTCCTTGTCTTCAAGCGCGCCCTCCGCCAGAAGCAACGCTCCCAGCCGCCCGAGTTCGTCGGAGGATTTTGCCGCGACGAAATTGCCGCCGGTCAGCACCGCGACGCGCGGCGATTGCGTGAACCCGATATAGGGATAGCCGGTCGAAGTGAAATTCGCCACGCACGGCGCAGAAGTGACCGGGCAGCCGGCAAGCGCCGGCATCAGTTGCAGGGCGAGGCGGCAGAGATGATCGCGCTCGGCGGCGCTGCCGTCCGAACGGAACCATGCGCCGGCATCCTCCAGCCTGCCAAAGGAAAGCCCCTCGGTGTCGCCACCAAGCTTCAGATAGGTCTTGCCGTCAGGATAACGCACCGGCGGCAAGATATAGATATGATCCTCCTCCCGGTCGCCGAGCACGATGGTCGATGGCATATCGCCGAAGACCGCCATCTCGCGCTCACCTATTTCATAGAAGACGACCGTGCGCGCCATGACCCTGCTATCGACAGGACGCGGCAGCAGGGCATGAAAATTGCTGAAACCGCCGGCAGCGACCAGCACGCGCTCAGCGCTGTAACGTCTGTCGCCGGCCGTCACCTCGACATGGGAACCGACGTCGCGCACCAATGTCACGGTGGCCTCGATCAGCGAGACGCCACCCTGTTCGGCAAGCCTCGCCTGCGCCTGCACCAGCGCCCGCGGGTTGATGTGGCCGGCGCGCTTGCGCTCGAAATATCCTGTGAAATCGGGATCGACGGAAAGATAGGAAAAACGTTCGCGAAGTTGCGACGGCGCGATGGTCTCGATATCGCTGCCGAGCGTCCGGCTGACCGTCAGCGCCCGGTTGATATAGTCCTGCTCATCCTTTGGCGTCGGACCGGCAAAGAGGCAGCCGACCTCGGAATAAAAGGAAATGCCGCTCCTCGCCTCGATCTCGCGGTAGCGCTCGAGCGCGCGGGCGGCGAAGGTTCCCCAGGCCAGATTGCCGTCGAAGGTGCGGGTGATGCGGGCTTCGTCGTAATGACTGGCGAAGACGCCGTGATGGGCCTTTCGCTCTTCCGGCTCGCGCGGGCCGATCAACGCAATGCCGTCGGCCATCGACGAGAGGTGGCGTGCGGCAGCGGCACCCATCATGCCGCGTCCGATGATGATGAACCTGAAGTCGACTGCCATATCCCGCCTCGTTTCGCGAAGGTGGAGTATCACGGCAAGCGTCCTGATTCATATCGCAAAAATCCCGGGAAGGATTTTCACCGGGATGCGTCCGGCCACACTCAGTCGAGCATCGCCAGGACCTTGCCGCAATAGGTCTTCGACACCGGGTTCATGCGGGTTGCGGCATGGCCGGCATTGTATTTCAGGATGGTGTTGCAGGTCTGTCCGCCGCCGAGCTGATGGGCGGCCGCCAGGTATTTCATGCCGTATTTGATGTTGGTCTCGGGATCGAACAGGCCCTTCCGCGTGCCGGCATAGCCCATCATCCGCGCCGTCGCCGGCTTGATCTGCATCAGGCCGATTTCGCCGGCGCTGCCGCGTGCCTTCGGATTGAAGTTGCTCTCGACCCGCACGACGGCCTGGGCAAGTGCGACCGGCACGTTGTATTCAGCCGCATATTTGTTGATCAGTGCAGCATAGGGAATGCTGGCGGAGAAATCGGGCATGGCATAGCCGCTCTGGCGATCGACGGTTTTCAGCGGGATGGTTTGCGCCCTGACGCCCCAGTCATCGTTTGCCGAGGCAAAGCTATATCCCGCCAGCAGCATGCCAACGCATGTCGCAGCACCAACAATCATATTCTTCATAAAGTCTCTTCACTCCGACCCAAAGAATTGCATGACTGCGCGCCTCGCCGTCATCCGGTCGCACTCGATCAAGGACTGATCGTATTCCGCAACAATTCTTATCGTTTCATTTGGCGCTCATGGTTACACTTGAAAAAGCCGCGAGCGCTGTTCAGCGGGCGTTCTTAGACCATCGCAATGAGGAGATAATAGGGAAATGATGTGGCGGGAGGGATTTCTCGCCGGCCGGGAGAAATCCGCCCGGATATCCGGTTCTTCGGCTCAGGAATAACGCGGCAGCGCCGACAGCAGCCGGTGCAGCGTGTCGATCGTCGAGAAATCGGCGATTCCATCGACCCGTTCGGGCCGGAAGTGGCGCTGGAAAGCTTCCACGTCGCCCGCCGTCTTTTCGGAAAATTGGCTTGTGATCTCAGTGCCATAACCATAGAGCGACAGCATCGACTGCAGCGCTTCGACGGGCTGGCCGGCATCACCCCGCTGGAAGAAGCGCCCACCGGCGATTGTTGCCGGCTCGACCCAATGTCCGATGCCCGCCCGGTGGAGCTCGGCCCAGGGGAACTTTTCGCCCGGATCGACCTTACGAACAGGGGCGACATCGGAATGCCCAAGGACCCGTTCCGGCGCGATCGACCAACGTTTGACACAGTCGCGACACAATTCGATCACCGCGGCGATCTGCTCTTTCGGATAGTCGGGAAGCCCGCCGGGATGGCCGGCATTGGCGATCTCGATGCCGATCGACAGCGAATTGATATCCGTTTCGCCGTGCCAGCTGCTCTTTCCCGCGTGCCACGCTCGGCGCGTTTCCGGCACCAGCTGCACCACTTCACCATTCTCATGCACGAAATAATGGCTGGAGACCTGGCTCTCCGCGCGGCAGAGCCAGTCGAGCGCGCTGTCTGCCGTCGGCATGCCGGTGTAGTGCAACAGGACCATGTCTGGACGACGCCCGTCCGCCCGCTCGCCATGGTTCGGAGAAGGCTGCACACGGGCGCTTCTGAAGTCGGCCTCGAACGAGGTCATGCGGCGCGGCGTTCCTTCTCGATCGCCGCATAGGCGGCGTTCAACGCCGCCATGCGTTCATTGGCGATCACATGGAATTCCTTCGGCACCCCGCGCGAGATCAGCCGATCGGGATGATGCTCGCTGACGAGGCCATGATAACGGCGGCGGATGGTCGGGAAATCATCCGAGGGCGAGACGCCGAGCACCTTATAGGGATCCCGGCCGGACGAGACGTGGCGGGCGGCGATCTGCTCGAAGCGGGTCTCGCTCATCTCGAAGATCTCGCCGATATGGCGCAGGAAAATCAGTTCCTTCTCGTGGATCAGCCCGTCGGCCTTGGCGATATGGAAGAGGCCGTCGAGCACGTCTTCCAGCACCGTGCAATTGGCCGCACAAGTGACGCAGAGCGTCGAGAGTCGCTCGGCATAGGCTTCGTAGCCGGCCACATCCTGGCGTGCGAGATTATAGAGCCTGGCGACGTTCTTGGCCTGGTCCTCGGGAAATTCGAAGATTTCTCGGAAGGCTTCGACCTCCTTCTCGCTGACGATGCCGTCGGCCTTGGCCATCTTGGCCGAAAGCGCGATGATCGCCACGGAGAAAGCCACTTTGCGCCGGGTCTC contains:
- a CDS encoding FAD-dependent oxidoreductase is translated as MAVDFKYIVVGRGLMGAAAARHLARQADGVAVIGPDEPEDRKAHQGVFASHYDEGRITRTIDPDRNWALLANRSIGRYGEIASESGIDFYREAGCVVVAPDGSDYLERTRRAAISLGVETRFLDEGGLKEAFPFFAFPDGGGGVFEAKGAGHVSPRKLVKAQSLLAEKAGAAVIRDHVVSIRSEGGTAVVRTAGGLSYRAEKVLLAAGGFSIAKNLLPRPVAMTVYGRTVTLFGVSEADAARLAGMPSLILKTPDIHIYLLPPIRYPDGKFYLKIGGDPDDLALSDDAAMRAWFKTEGRDSVRGHLTRIVENLVPDIVPLSISTAACVVSQTESGYPMIGYTSSPEIAVLTGCAGTSAKSSDEIGRLGAELLLAGGISQQGYSTDFTPQFR
- a CDS encoding FAD-binding oxidoreductase; its protein translation is MAVDFRFIIIGRGMMGAAAARHLSSMADGIALIGPREPEERKAHHGVFASHYDEARITRTFDGNLAWGTFAARALERYREIEARSGISFYSEVGCLFAGPTPKDEQDYINRALTVSRTLGSDIETIAPSQLRERFSYLSVDPDFTGYFERKRAGHINPRALVQAQARLAEQGGVSLIEATVTLVRDVGSHVEVTAGDRRYSAERVLVAAGGFSNFHALLPRPVDSRVMARTVVFYEIGEREMAVFGDMPSTIVLGDREEDHIYILPPVRYPDGKTYLKLGGDTEGLSFGRLEDAGAWFRSDGSAAERDHLCRLALQLMPALAGCPVTSAPCVANFTSTGYPYIGFTQSPRVAVLTGGNFVAAKSSDELGRLGALLLAEGALEDKDFGGELTPVFS
- a CDS encoding lytic transglycosylase domain-containing protein, coding for MKNMIVGAATCVGMLLAGYSFASANDDWGVRAQTIPLKTVDRQSGYAMPDFSASIPYAALINKYAAEYNVPVALAQAVVRVESNFNPKARGSAGEIGLMQIKPATARMMGYAGTRKGLFDPETNIKYGMKYLAAAHQLGGGQTCNTILKYNAGHAATRMNPVSKTYCGKVLAMLD
- a CDS encoding N-acetylmuramoyl-L-alanine amidase — encoded protein: MTSFEADFRSARVQPSPNHGERADGRRPDMVLLHYTGMPTADSALDWLCRAESQVSSHYFVHENGEVVQLVPETRRAWHAGKSSWHGETDINSLSIGIEIANAGHPGGLPDYPKEQIAAVIELCRDCVKRWSIAPERVLGHSDVAPVRKVDPGEKFPWAELHRAGIGHWVEPATIAGGRFFQRGDAGQPVEALQSMLSLYGYGTEITSQFSEKTAGDVEAFQRHFRPERVDGIADFSTIDTLHRLLSALPRYS
- a CDS encoding DnaJ family molecular chaperone, producing MSFWEKLLNAIGNTAGNALSAVVEAIRTVFEGDPETRRKVAFSVAIIALSAKMAKADGIVSEKEVEAFREIFEFPEDQAKNVARLYNLARQDVAGYEAYAERLSTLCVTCAANCTVLEDVLDGLFHIAKADGLIHEKELIFLRHIGEIFEMSETRFEQIAARHVSSGRDPYKVLGVSPSDDFPTIRRRYHGLVSEHHPDRLISRGVPKEFHVIANERMAALNAAYAAIEKERRAA